Within Natronocella acetinitrilica, the genomic segment GGCCTACACGGTCGATTATTCCAGCGACGTGCGCGACGGTGACCAGGTTTTCGAGCAGCACGGTGTACGCGTTCTGGTAGACCGCAAGAGTCTGCCGTTCCTCGAGGGCATGGAAGTCGATTACGTCCGAGAAGGGCTCAATCAACGGTTCGACTTCCGTAACCCCAATGTGAAGGACGCCTGTGGCTGTGGCGAGAGCTTCAGTGTGTGAGCACGGCGCAACGATCGGGTTGATTGCCGGGGGTGAGGTCAGGCGTTAAACTACGCGCCCTCAAAAGCGGTGCGAAGTACCCATTGGTGCGGCGCACAGGCATTCCCATCAACCAGCAATCGACCACAACGGAGAGCCCGGATGGCTGTTGAACGCACCCTGTCCATTATCAAGCCCGACGCTGTCGCCAAGAACGTCATCGGCGAAATCTATGCCCGCTTTGAAAAGGCCGGTCTCAAGATCATCGCCGCACGCATGGCACACCTGAGCCGTGAGCAGGCCGAAGGCTTTTACGCGGTTCACAAGGAGCGTCCGTTCTTCAACGATCTGGTCGGGTTCATGACGTCCGGGCCGGTCATGATCCAGGTGCTGGAAGGCGAAGACGCCATCCGCAAGAACCGTGAAATCATGGGGGCGACCAACCCCAAGGAAGCGGCGGCCGGCACCCTGCGCCATGACTACGCCGAATCCATTGACGCCAACGCCTGTCACGGCTCCGATGCCCCGGAGACGGCCGCGCAGGAAGTTGCGTACTTTTTCGCTGACGATGAAATCTGTCCCCGTTAAAGTCGTTGCGGAGGGCGCTGGCGACGGCGCCGACCGCAAGCTGAACCTGCTCGGTCTTGACCGGGCTGCGCTGGAAGGGTTTTTCGCCGAGCTCGGTGAAAAACCCTTTCGTGCGTCTCAACTCCTGAAATGGATCCATGCGCGGCGGGTAACGGACTTCGCCGCCATGACGGATCTCAGCAAGAGCCTGCGCAACAAGCTGGAGGCTGTCGCTGAAGTGCGGGTCCCGGAAGCTGTAGTTGACCAGCGCTCGGTGGACGGCACGCGTAAATGGCTGCTGCGGCTGGACGGTGCCAACGCCGTCGAGACAGTGCTCATACCGGAGAAAGGCCGGGATACGCTTTGCGTGTCTTCCCAGGTCGGCTGCGCGCTGGAGTGCAGCTTCTGCTCCACCGGCGTTCAGGGCTTCAATCGGAACCTCACCACCGCCGAAATCGTCGGGCAATTGTGGTATGTGGACCGCATGCTGGCGGAGGAAGAACCTGGTCGACAGGTGACCAATGTGGTCTTCATGGGGATGGGCGAACCCCTGCTCAACTTCAAGAGTGTGATGCCTGCGGCGGAATTGATGAAGGACGATCACGCCTATGGCTTGTCCAAAAGGCGGGTGACGCTCAGTACCTCGGGTGTGATTCCTTATCTGTACAAGATGGCGGAAACCACGGACATCAGCCTCGCGGTCTCGCTGCATGCACCCAACGATGCGCTGCGAGATGAACTGGTTCCCATTAATCGCAAGCATCCCATTGCAGAATTGCTCAAGGCCTGCCGACACTATATTGCGGACAAGCCACATCGACGGATAACGTGGGAATACGTGATGCTCGACGGAGTCAATGACAGCGACGAGCACGCGAGGGAGCTGGCGGCCTTGCTGGGGGATATCCCGTCCAAGGTCAATCTGATCCCGTTCAACCCGTTTCCGGGGACGCAGTATCAGCGTTCATCGGATGAGCGAATAGGCAAGTTCAGCGCCATACTGTCGCGGGCGGGCCTGGTTTCGACAACGCGCAAGACGCGAGGGGATGATATCGACGGGGCCTGCGGTCAACTCGTCGGCAAGGTTCAGGATCGCACGCGGCGAAGGCTGCGCCGCGAGGCGCAGGCGCAAGCCTGAGGGAGTAGAGATGGCGGTAGTGATGACACGTGTGATGGCCGCCCTGATTGTCGCCATACTCGTCGCAGGGTGCGCCAGTTCGGGACAGCAACGCGGTGGGGGGGATCGTGAGCGAGCCTCGCAGATCAACACCGAGTTGGGCATGACTTATCTGCAGCAAGGCAACAATTCCCAGGCAATGGAGTCGCTGAAGAAGGCCCTGGATCAGGACCGTAACAACTACAGCGCCCACGCCACTATTGCTGTGCTCTATGAGCGGCTGGACCAGCACGACCAGGCGCGCGAGCACTTTCGCCGTGCCGTCCGCCTGAACGGAGAAGACTCGTCGGTCCGCAACAACTACGGACGGTTTCTCTGCAATCGCGGTGAGTACGACGCCGCCCAGGACCAGTTCGCTCGTGCGCTGCGGGATCCGCTCTATGAACGACGCGAGCTTCCGCTAGCCAATGCCGGGCTGTGCGCACTGCAGGCCGGCGAACCGGAGAAGGCGGAAGATTTCCTTCGTCGCGCCCTGGAGTATTCGCCGACATTTCCGCCGGCTTTGCGGCGGATGGCCGAGCTGCGGCACGACTCGGGTGACAACATCTCCGCCCGGGGCTATATGCAACGTTACCGTGACGTGGCCAACCTGGGAGCCTCCGATCTCTGGTTGGCAGTGCGCATCGAGAACGCGCTTGGCAATCGTGATGATGCAGCGAGCTACGGCCTGAGGTTGCGCGCGGACTTCCCGGATTCCGAGGAAACACGCATGTACAACCAGATGCGACGCGATGGTCGATCGTAAGGGCAACCAGGAGCATGAGCCGGCGCTGGAGGACAAAGGGCCTCGCGCCGGAGAAATGCTGCGAGCCGCAAGAATGGATCGCGGCATGTCCTGTGCGGATGTGGCTGCTGCCCTGCATCTGGATGTCCGCACCGTCGAGGCGCTGGAGAAGGAGGACGCCGCCGATCTGCCGCCGGCGACCTTTACCCGTGGCTACTACCGCTCCTATGCCCGGCTCATGGAACTTGACGGCGATGCCGTCGTGCAGGCCCACTCGCGGCGCAGTCGGGGCTCGGTGGAGCCACCGGTTCTCAAGGTGCGTCGGCCTGTCCAGACATCACCCGAGCTGAGCCGGGGGTTGGTCGTTGCCTTCGTCGCGCTGTTTGTTCTGGCTGGCGCCGGTGGTGGGGGCTACTGGTACTACGAAAACGTCTACCTGGTCGATCGTGTGGTCCCGCCGGCAGCGAGCGTCCCGGACACCGAGACCCCGACGGCGGAAGGGGATTCGTCGCCGGGGCTCGAAGAGCCGGCTGCGATGCCCGAAGCGGACGCCGAAGCAGCCTGGGAAGCCCTTGAGGACGAGACCTCTGTTGCATCCCCGAACGACGACAGTGCCGTCATGGAGCCTCCCGCCGAGCCTCCGCTGGCCGGTGAACCCGGGATCGAGGATGAGCCCGCACCGGATCCCGAAACTGCCTTTACCGATGAGCTCGCCGGCCCCGCAATTGGCGATCAGCCATCGGAGCCCGCACCGGACGAGTCCATGGCCATGGAAGAGGACAGCGTTGAAGGCGACACAATGGACAGCGAGACGGACGTGGCGGCCGACGGCACTGTGGATACCGACTCGTCGACTGCTGCCGATGAGACAGGCGCTTCGCCTGCGCTCAACGGTGACGCTCTGGTGCTCGACTTTACGGGTTCGTCATGGATCGAAGTCTACGACGATGCCGGCGAGCGCCTGCTGTACGGATTGATTCAGGAGGAAGGTCGGCAGACTGTCCAGGGCCTGCCGCCGTTTACCGTGGTGATCGGCGATGCCGACAACGTGTCACTGGAGTATCGGGGTGAGCCCGTTGACCTGGGACAGAGACGCCCCGGTCGCGTTGCCCGAGTGCAGGTCCCGCGCTGAAAGTTAGTTGCTGCCCCGGCTAGTGTCCCTCTCCCATTAAGCATGTTTCTGTAGGAGACCGTCTTGTCGAATGTGATCCAGTCCGTACGCGGGTTCAGTGACGTATTACCGGAGCAAACCGGCGTATGGCGTCATGTGGAGGGCGTGCTGCGCGGCGTGCTCGACCGCTACGGTTACAGTGAAATCCGCCTTCCCGTCCTGGAGAAAACGGAGCTTTTTGCAAGATCCATCGGCGAAGTCACCGATATCGTCGAAAAGGAGATGTACAGCTTTGACGACCGCAACGGTGACAGCCTCAGCCTCCGACCGGAGGGAACGGCTGGCTGTGTGCGAGCCTGTATCGAGCATGGTCTGTTGCACAACCAGCAGCCCCGGTTGTGGTATCAGGGCGCCATGTTCCGGCACGAGCGACCGCAAAAAGGGCGATTGCGTCAATTTCACCAGATCGGTGCCGAGGTGTTCGGCCTGACGGGTGCCGACATCGACGCCGAGATTATCCTGATGACGCGGCGCATGCTCCATGAACTGGGTCTGCAGGACGTGCGTCTCGAACTGAACACGCTGGGCACCGCCGAGGCCAGGGCGAACTACCGGGAGGCCCTGGTGGCGTATCTGTCGGCCCGGCGTGATCAGCTTGACGACGACAGCCAACGCCGGCTCGAGGGCAATCCGCTGCGTATTCTCGATAGCAAGAATCCGGAGACTCAGCGCCTACTTGACGGTGCTCCGCGACTGGACGATTACATTGACGCCAACTCACGGGAACATTTTGATGACCTCCGACGTCTGCTGGATGCGGCGGACGTGGAATACACAGTGAATCCCCGCCTGGTTCGCGGGCTCGACTACTACGGTCGTACCGTCTTCGAGTGGATCACTGACCGGCTCGGCGCCCAGGGGACAGTCTGCGCCGGTGGTCGCTATGATGCCCTGGTGGAGCAGATCGGCGGCAAAGCAACTCCGGCCATTGGTTTCGCCCTTGGCCTGGAACGACTCGTGGCGCTGGTGGAAGAGGCTGCCGATGCGCCGCCCGCCCTGGCACCGGATGTCTACATGGTGGTGATGGGCGAGGCGCAGCGATCTGCCGCACTGGTGCTCGCGGAACGACTCCGGGCGGCCTTGCCAGGTGTCGGGGTCTTCATGCATTGTGGCGGCGGAAGTTTCAAGAGCCAGTTCCGGCGCGCGGATCGCAGCGGGGCGCAGCTTGCTCTGGTCCTCGGTGAAACAGAACTCGCCAGTGACACGATCGGACTCAAGCCTCTGCGGTCTGGTTCCGAGCAGGTAAACATTGCCCAGGGCGATCTGGTCAAGACATTGAAAGAACATTTTGGAGGTTGAAGGTGGCCGGCACCGATGACGAGCAGTTGGAAGCGCTGTCCCAGTGGTTTCGGGACAATGGCAAGGCCCTGATCGCCGGCATCGTCATCGCGATTGGTGGCGTGTTCGGCTGGCAGCAATGGGGCGCTTACCAGGACCGCCAGATGGAAGCGGCATCCTCCGCCTACATGCACTTGCTGGATGCACGGCAGAGTGGCGCGGACGTCGATACCCTGCGTCGCCGTGCCCAATTGTTGAAAGACGATTACGCGCGGACCCCTTACGCCGCAATGGCTGCATTCCAGCTGGCCACGCATCTGGCTGAAGCCGGGGCATTGGACGAGGCGGTTGTTCCCTTGTCCTGGGCACTTGAGAACGCGCAGGACGACAGTTTCCGTCACATTGCGCGGCTGCGGCTGGCAACGGCGCACATCGGGCTTGGCGAGTTCGAGGATGCGCTGGCCGTACTGGATGTCTCCGATACAGCGAGTTTCAGTGCCGACTACGCCGAGCGGCGTGGCGACGCGTACCGCGGCCTGGGGGATGCGGCGGCGGCGGTTGATGCCTACGACGCGGCCATGGCTGCCACCAACAGCGGTGAACGACGTCGACTTATCGAACGCAAGCGCGATGATATCGCGCGGGGGAACGCATAGGTGCGACGCGCTACACCGATTGTTATCGTCGCACTGGCATTGTTGCTTGCCGCGTGCAGCGGCTCACCCACCCGCGAGTTTCCCGCTGACCAGTTAACCGACTATCAGCAGGAGTATGCGGTCTTCTC encodes:
- a CDS encoding HesB/IscA family protein — encoded protein: MAIVLTESAAKHVKAHVAKHELGEGGLRLGVRTSGCSGLAYTVDYSSDVRDGDQVFEQHGVRVLVDRKSLPFLEGMEVDYVREGLNQRFDFRNPNVKDACGCGESFSV
- a CDS encoding RodZ domain-containing protein is translated as MVDRKGNQEHEPALEDKGPRAGEMLRAARMDRGMSCADVAAALHLDVRTVEALEKEDAADLPPATFTRGYYRSYARLMELDGDAVVQAHSRRSRGSVEPPVLKVRRPVQTSPELSRGLVVAFVALFVLAGAGGGGYWYYENVYLVDRVVPPAASVPDTETPTAEGDSSPGLEEPAAMPEADAEAAWEALEDETSVASPNDDSAVMEPPAEPPLAGEPGIEDEPAPDPETAFTDELAGPAIGDQPSEPAPDESMAMEEDSVEGDTMDSETDVAADGTVDTDSSTAADETGASPALNGDALVLDFTGSSWIEVYDDAGERLLYGLIQEEGRQTVQGLPPFTVVIGDADNVSLEYRGEPVDLGQRRPGRVARVQVPR
- the ndk gene encoding nucleoside-diphosphate kinase → MAVERTLSIIKPDAVAKNVIGEIYARFEKAGLKIIAARMAHLSREQAEGFYAVHKERPFFNDLVGFMTSGPVMIQVLEGEDAIRKNREIMGATNPKEAAAGTLRHDYAESIDANACHGSDAPETAAQEVAYFFADDEICPR
- the pilW gene encoding type IV pilus biogenesis/stability protein PilW; translation: MAVVMTRVMAALIVAILVAGCASSGQQRGGGDRERASQINTELGMTYLQQGNNSQAMESLKKALDQDRNNYSAHATIAVLYERLDQHDQAREHFRRAVRLNGEDSSVRNNYGRFLCNRGEYDAAQDQFARALRDPLYERRELPLANAGLCALQAGEPEKAEDFLRRALEYSPTFPPALRRMAELRHDSGDNISARGYMQRYRDVANLGASDLWLAVRIENALGNRDDAASYGLRLRADFPDSEETRMYNQMRRDGRS
- a CDS encoding YfgM family protein gives rise to the protein MAGTDDEQLEALSQWFRDNGKALIAGIVIAIGGVFGWQQWGAYQDRQMEAASSAYMHLLDARQSGADVDTLRRRAQLLKDDYARTPYAAMAAFQLATHLAEAGALDEAVVPLSWALENAQDDSFRHIARLRLATAHIGLGEFEDALAVLDVSDTASFSADYAERRGDAYRGLGDAAAAVDAYDAAMAATNSGERRRLIERKRDDIARGNA
- the rlmN gene encoding 23S rRNA (adenine(2503)-C(2))-methyltransferase RlmN, giving the protein MKSVPVKVVAEGAGDGADRKLNLLGLDRAALEGFFAELGEKPFRASQLLKWIHARRVTDFAAMTDLSKSLRNKLEAVAEVRVPEAVVDQRSVDGTRKWLLRLDGANAVETVLIPEKGRDTLCVSSQVGCALECSFCSTGVQGFNRNLTTAEIVGQLWYVDRMLAEEEPGRQVTNVVFMGMGEPLLNFKSVMPAAELMKDDHAYGLSKRRVTLSTSGVIPYLYKMAETTDISLAVSLHAPNDALRDELVPINRKHPIAELLKACRHYIADKPHRRITWEYVMLDGVNDSDEHARELAALLGDIPSKVNLIPFNPFPGTQYQRSSDERIGKFSAILSRAGLVSTTRKTRGDDIDGACGQLVGKVQDRTRRRLRREAQAQA
- the hisS gene encoding histidine--tRNA ligase; this translates as MSNVIQSVRGFSDVLPEQTGVWRHVEGVLRGVLDRYGYSEIRLPVLEKTELFARSIGEVTDIVEKEMYSFDDRNGDSLSLRPEGTAGCVRACIEHGLLHNQQPRLWYQGAMFRHERPQKGRLRQFHQIGAEVFGLTGADIDAEIILMTRRMLHELGLQDVRLELNTLGTAEARANYREALVAYLSARRDQLDDDSQRRLEGNPLRILDSKNPETQRLLDGAPRLDDYIDANSREHFDDLRRLLDAADVEYTVNPRLVRGLDYYGRTVFEWITDRLGAQGTVCAGGRYDALVEQIGGKATPAIGFALGLERLVALVEEAADAPPALAPDVYMVVMGEAQRSAALVLAERLRAALPGVGVFMHCGGGSFKSQFRRADRSGAQLALVLGETELASDTIGLKPLRSGSEQVNIAQGDLVKTLKEHFGG